One genomic window of Arthrobacter caoxuetaonis includes the following:
- a CDS encoding DUF4442 domain-containing protein, producing the protein MKLVAAKPSVVRRSMNIWPPFAFSGIHITELPADFMSATVRLRQHWWNKNVAGVAFGGSLFAMTDPFWMMLLLRHLGTDHVIWDRAAEVEFIKPGKGEVYARFSISAQDIERIRAAAKDGSKVLEWFSVDIKDADGDVVARVRKQVYVRRKRENAAGVPASVGTATVPPSPDRAGRPGLPNG; encoded by the coding sequence GTGAAACTCGTTGCCGCCAAACCCTCGGTAGTCCGCAGGTCCATGAACATCTGGCCGCCCTTCGCCTTCTCCGGAATCCACATCACCGAACTGCCCGCGGACTTTATGTCGGCCACAGTCAGGCTGCGCCAGCACTGGTGGAACAAGAACGTTGCCGGCGTAGCGTTCGGCGGCAGCCTCTTTGCCATGACGGATCCGTTCTGGATGATGCTGCTGCTGCGCCATCTGGGCACGGACCACGTCATCTGGGACCGTGCCGCAGAGGTGGAGTTCATCAAGCCGGGCAAAGGCGAGGTCTACGCACGGTTCAGCATCAGCGCGCAGGACATCGAGCGGATCCGCGCGGCCGCCAAGGACGGCTCCAAGGTCCTGGAATGGTTCAGTGTGGACATCAAGGATGCCGACGGCGACGTCGTGGCCCGGGTGCGCAAGCAGGTTTACGTGCGCCGCAAGCGGGAGAATGCCGCGGGCGTCCCCGCGTCCGTCGGGACGGCTACTGTGCCGCCGTCGCCGGACCGAGCAGGGCGGCCAGGGCTTCCCAACGGCTGA
- a CDS encoding 3-methyladenine DNA glycosylase has translation MSLPYSAVLTEDQWLPRQAAYQERVRPFTDGFLSRRSAGRKHPVEDFLFTYYSQKPGQLLRWHPGAGVVLAGAAAAERTDWKFYRQLDAAGLHAAGLDAGTVAVAVDLPAFASARGPALEFTQMLLSRTAGRKASLGCFGMHEWAMAYKSEVNGIRHEYLGLRLGAGGTDRLVEQSRIRCTHFDAFRFYAPQAVGLNELRPTRENQRDLEQPGCLHANMDLYKWAYKLVPVLPGELVMDCFELAWRIREMDMRASPYDLQDWGYDPIPVETPAGRAEYAAAQRAFSEESQQLRARILDLLAPLQEQLCTQNQPAAQAQAAVESGAGS, from the coding sequence GTGAGCCTCCCTTATTCCGCCGTGCTGACCGAGGACCAGTGGCTTCCCCGGCAGGCCGCCTACCAGGAACGGGTCCGCCCGTTCACTGACGGCTTCCTGTCCCGCCGCTCCGCCGGCCGGAAACATCCGGTAGAGGATTTCCTCTTCACCTACTACTCCCAGAAACCCGGCCAGCTGCTGCGCTGGCACCCGGGCGCCGGCGTCGTCCTGGCAGGAGCGGCCGCAGCCGAACGCACTGACTGGAAGTTTTACCGGCAGCTGGACGCGGCAGGACTGCATGCAGCAGGGCTTGACGCCGGGACAGTCGCCGTCGCCGTCGACCTCCCCGCTTTCGCTTCCGCCCGCGGGCCCGCGCTGGAATTCACGCAGATGCTGCTTTCCCGGACCGCCGGGCGCAAAGCGTCGCTGGGCTGTTTCGGCATGCACGAGTGGGCCATGGCCTACAAGTCGGAGGTCAACGGTATCCGGCACGAATACCTGGGACTGCGGCTGGGCGCCGGGGGCACGGACCGGCTCGTGGAGCAAAGCCGGATCCGCTGCACCCACTTCGATGCGTTCCGCTTCTACGCCCCCCAGGCGGTGGGGCTGAACGAACTCAGGCCCACCCGGGAAAACCAGCGCGACCTGGAGCAGCCGGGTTGCCTGCACGCTAATATGGACCTCTATAAATGGGCCTACAAGCTGGTACCGGTGCTCCCCGGGGAACTGGTGATGGACTGCTTCGAGCTCGCCTGGCGCATCCGCGAGATGGACATGCGCGCTTCCCCGTACGACCTGCAGGACTGGGGATATGACCCAATCCCGGTGGAAACACCTGCCGGGCGCGCGGAGTATGCGGCCGCGCAACGTGCCTTTAGCGAAGAATCGCAGCAGCTGCGGGCCCGCATCCTGGACCTGCTGGCACCCCTTCAGGAGCAGCTGTGCACCCAGAACCAACCGGCGGCCCAGGCCCAGGCTGCCGTGGAGAGCGGCGCGGGGTCCTGA
- a CDS encoding serine protease inhibitor, which yields MQFPFRPVRTAVLLAAAGLALAGCTDSSPYSAPTPESPAPSASSPDASSPDASPSPSTATGSAATTSLTVELMADGEAVTDTWTLQCEGTTPVGQSGAPDPEAACVALAEGGPGLMAESGANVSCTMQWGGPQRATVTGTVEGETVDAEFALTDGCQISRWEALAALLGPATAAQ from the coding sequence ATGCAGTTCCCGTTCCGCCCTGTCCGCACTGCCGTGCTCCTGGCTGCCGCAGGCCTTGCCCTGGCCGGATGCACCGACTCCTCCCCGTACTCGGCGCCGACGCCTGAGTCCCCTGCTCCCTCGGCCTCCTCACCTGATGCTTCGTCGCCCGATGCTTCGCCTTCGCCGTCCACCGCGACGGGCAGCGCGGCCACCACCTCCCTGACCGTGGAGCTGATGGCTGACGGGGAAGCGGTCACGGACACCTGGACACTGCAGTGCGAGGGCACCACGCCCGTGGGCCAGTCAGGCGCGCCGGATCCCGAGGCAGCGTGCGTTGCACTGGCGGAGGGCGGGCCCGGGCTGATGGCTGAATCCGGCGCCAACGTCTCCTGCACCATGCAGTGGGGCGGACCGCAGCGGGCCACAGTAACGGGAACGGTGGAAGGAGAAACCGTCGACGCCGAGTTCGCGTTGACGGACGGCTGCCAGATCAGCCGTTGGGAAGCCCTGGCCGCCCTGCTCGGTCCGGCGACGGCGGCACAGTAG
- a CDS encoding MarR family winged helix-turn-helix transcriptional regulator, producing the protein MDTGTADDDLLLEHQLCFALSVASRSVVGAYRPVLDELGITHPQYLVLLALWEESPRTVRNLGDTLLMEPATLSPMLKRLESAGLVERNRAPGNDRALAVNLTGKGQALRQQATQIPATMLERLQLTREEVHQLNTTMRRLIQATQLPDHHTGQ; encoded by the coding sequence ATGGACACCGGCACCGCAGACGACGATCTGCTGCTCGAACACCAACTCTGCTTCGCCCTGTCCGTCGCCTCGCGCTCCGTCGTCGGGGCCTACCGGCCCGTGCTCGACGAGCTCGGCATCACCCACCCGCAGTACCTGGTCCTGCTGGCCCTCTGGGAAGAATCCCCGCGCACGGTCCGCAACCTCGGGGACACCCTGCTGATGGAACCGGCCACCCTGTCCCCCATGCTCAAGCGGCTGGAGAGTGCGGGCCTGGTGGAGCGCAACCGCGCCCCTGGAAACGACCGCGCCCTCGCCGTGAACCTGACCGGCAAAGGGCAGGCGCTTCGCCAGCAGGCCACGCAGATTCCGGCCACCATGCTGGAGCGGCTGCAGCTGACCCGGGAGGAAGTCCATCAGCTGAACACCACCATGCGCCGGCTCATTCAGGCGACCCAGCTTCCGGATCACCATACCGGACAGTGA
- a CDS encoding BCCT family transporter, translating into MATPPSSRHQAPSAQPSGSGAAGPPNGPGTRGETSLKASISQRAARALRRDKKEYPHDTHPGLVPGIAVDEQRVRYGTDPLVFGVAAVLILGFVAWGVFSTESLKSISDVALGWVVTNTGWLFSSLIAVILVFMLFVGFSRYGKIPLGVDGEKPEYSTFSWVAMMFSAGIGIGLFFFGPYEPLTYFMTPNPGEAAAETTVALHKAMAQSYFHWGLNAWAIYALVGAAVAYGSFRRGRVPLMSAIFTPLLGRRKTEGVAGRLIDMFAIVATLFGTAASLGIGALQIGRGVEIISGIGKLPNAVLIGIIAIMTAAFIASAVSGIGKGIRWLSNINISLALVLVAFIFLTGPTLFLLNLIPSSLAEYLSDLLHLMSKGPSWGAEAADFSANWTVFYWAWWISWSPFVGIFLARISRGRTLREYVQYVLVVPTLVSVIAFGVFGGTAIWMRMQGMDISADSAPEALFFQVLDGLPLSTITPILAMFCIAIFFITSADSASLVMGSLSQRGKPDPDRKVTVFWGLAMMGIAVVMLLVGGNQALSGLQNLIIVSALPFAVILLLMMVALIRDLQTDPMIIRREYATAALENAVRAGIDEHGDDFAFTVEKTAHGQGAGADFDSHDRTVTEWYQRTDEDGKPVEYDYESGEYADGWTSEDDSAAAAESAAESGAGNADSDQDGGSGAAGDHRSAPVG; encoded by the coding sequence GTGGCAACACCGCCTTCATCACGGCACCAAGCGCCCTCGGCGCAACCCTCCGGCAGCGGGGCAGCCGGACCCCCGAACGGTCCCGGGACCAGGGGGGAAACATCGCTGAAGGCCTCAATAAGCCAGCGCGCTGCCCGTGCCCTGCGCAGGGATAAGAAGGAATACCCGCACGACACGCATCCCGGACTGGTTCCGGGCATCGCCGTCGACGAGCAGCGCGTGCGCTACGGAACCGATCCCCTGGTTTTCGGCGTTGCTGCCGTGCTCATTCTGGGCTTCGTCGCCTGGGGCGTGTTCTCTACGGAATCGCTGAAGTCGATCTCCGATGTGGCCCTGGGCTGGGTTGTGACGAACACCGGCTGGCTCTTCAGCTCACTTATCGCCGTGATCCTGGTCTTCATGCTTTTCGTCGGCTTCAGCCGCTACGGCAAGATTCCCCTCGGTGTTGACGGCGAAAAGCCGGAGTATTCAACCTTCTCCTGGGTCGCCATGATGTTCTCCGCCGGAATCGGCATCGGCTTGTTCTTCTTCGGACCGTACGAGCCGCTGACCTACTTCATGACACCAAACCCCGGTGAGGCAGCCGCTGAAACGACGGTGGCGCTGCACAAGGCCATGGCACAGTCCTACTTCCACTGGGGCCTTAATGCCTGGGCCATTTACGCCCTGGTCGGCGCCGCTGTTGCTTACGGCTCCTTCCGGCGCGGCCGCGTTCCCCTCATGAGTGCCATTTTCACCCCGCTGCTCGGACGCCGGAAGACCGAAGGTGTCGCCGGACGCCTGATCGACATGTTCGCAATCGTCGCAACCCTCTTCGGCACGGCGGCGTCACTCGGTATCGGCGCCCTGCAGATTGGCCGCGGCGTGGAGATTATCAGCGGCATCGGTAAGCTTCCCAACGCCGTCCTGATCGGCATCATCGCCATAATGACGGCAGCGTTCATCGCCTCGGCCGTCTCCGGAATCGGCAAGGGCATCCGCTGGCTTTCCAACATCAACATTTCCCTTGCCCTTGTCCTGGTGGCCTTCATCTTCCTGACCGGGCCGACACTGTTCCTGCTCAACCTCATTCCCTCTTCCCTGGCCGAATACCTGTCCGATCTCCTGCACCTGATGAGCAAGGGCCCGTCCTGGGGTGCCGAAGCAGCGGACTTCTCAGCCAACTGGACGGTCTTCTACTGGGCCTGGTGGATTTCCTGGTCCCCGTTCGTCGGCATCTTCCTGGCACGGATCTCCCGCGGCCGGACACTGCGTGAATACGTACAGTACGTGCTCGTGGTGCCCACCCTGGTCTCTGTCATCGCGTTCGGCGTCTTCGGCGGAACGGCTATCTGGATGCGCATGCAGGGCATGGATATCTCTGCCGACAGCGCTCCGGAAGCCCTCTTCTTCCAGGTCCTGGACGGCCTGCCGCTGAGTACCATCACACCGATCCTGGCGATGTTCTGCATCGCCATCTTCTTCATTACCTCGGCTGACTCCGCTTCCCTGGTCATGGGCAGCCTGTCGCAGCGGGGCAAACCGGACCCTGACCGGAAAGTCACTGTCTTCTGGGGCCTGGCCATGATGGGTATTGCCGTGGTCATGCTGCTGGTGGGAGGAAACCAGGCCCTGTCCGGCCTGCAGAACCTGATCATCGTCTCGGCCCTGCCGTTCGCCGTGATCCTGCTGCTGATGATGGTCGCCCTCATCCGGGACCTGCAGACCGACCCGATGATTATCCGCCGGGAGTATGCAACGGCCGCCTTGGAGAATGCAGTCCGCGCGGGCATCGACGAGCACGGCGACGACTTCGCCTTCACGGTGGAGAAGACAGCCCATGGGCAGGGTGCCGGGGCCGACTTCGATTCCCATGACCGCACCGTCACGGAGTGGTACCAGCGCACCGACGAAGACGGAAAGCCCGTGGAGTACGACTACGAGTCGGGGGAATATGCCGACGGCTGGACGTCCGAGGACGACTCCGCAGCCGCCGCGGAATCAGCAGCGGAGTCAGGCGCCGGCAACGCGGACTCCGACCAGGACGGTGGCAGCGGGGCGGCCGGGGATCACCGTTCTGCCCCCGTCGGCTAG
- the purS gene encoding phosphoribosylformylglycinamidine synthase subunit PurS, with product MPRIVVDVMPKPEILDPQGKAIAGALPRLGLTGFTGVRQGKRFELTVDGDVTPEILEQARTAAATLLSNPVIEDVTRVEVISEA from the coding sequence ATGCCCCGGATCGTTGTTGACGTCATGCCCAAGCCTGAGATCCTGGATCCGCAGGGCAAAGCCATTGCCGGCGCACTCCCCCGACTCGGCCTGACCGGCTTTACCGGCGTCCGCCAGGGCAAGCGCTTCGAACTTACGGTGGACGGCGACGTCACCCCCGAGATCCTCGAACAGGCCCGCACCGCCGCCGCCACGCTGCTCTCCAACCCCGTAATCGAAGACGTCACCCGCGTCGAAGTTATTTCGGAGGCTTAA
- the purQ gene encoding phosphoribosylformylglycinamidine synthase subunit PurQ gives MSTPLIGDYSAAEEDAALRAVRVGVITFPGTLDDRDAARAVRLAGGTAVELWHGEANLHDVDAVIIPGGFSYGDYLRAGAISRFAPLMEKVVDASKGGMPVLGICNGFQVLTEAHLLPGSMIKNDHLKFMCRDQLLRVENNTTAWTSGYGQGEGMVIPLKNQDGQYVADEKTLDELEGEGRVVFRYDGFNPNGSRRDIAGITNAAGNVVGLMPHPEHAVEAGFGPDSSARGDVALGGGTDGIGIFTSVLTSLVAGGK, from the coding sequence TTGAGCACCCCCCTGATCGGCGACTACTCCGCCGCCGAAGAAGACGCTGCCCTGCGCGCAGTGCGCGTCGGCGTCATCACCTTCCCCGGAACCCTGGATGACCGCGACGCCGCCCGCGCCGTGCGCCTGGCCGGCGGCACCGCCGTCGAGCTCTGGCACGGCGAAGCCAACCTGCACGACGTCGACGCCGTCATCATCCCCGGCGGTTTCTCCTACGGCGACTACCTGCGCGCCGGGGCTATCTCCCGCTTCGCGCCGCTGATGGAAAAGGTCGTGGATGCATCCAAGGGCGGCATGCCCGTCCTCGGCATCTGCAACGGTTTCCAGGTCCTCACCGAGGCGCACCTGCTGCCCGGATCGATGATCAAGAACGACCACCTCAAGTTCATGTGCCGCGACCAGCTGCTGCGCGTGGAGAACAACACCACCGCGTGGACCTCCGGCTACGGCCAGGGCGAAGGCATGGTCATTCCACTGAAGAACCAGGACGGCCAGTACGTCGCCGACGAAAAGACCCTGGATGAGCTCGAGGGCGAAGGCCGGGTGGTGTTCCGCTACGACGGCTTCAACCCCAACGGCTCACGCCGCGACATCGCCGGCATCACCAACGCCGCCGGCAACGTCGTCGGCCTGATGCCGCACCCCGAACACGCTGTGGAAGCCGGCTTCGGTCCGGATTCCTCCGCCCGCGGGGATGTCGCCCTGGGCGGCGGCACCGACGGAATCGGCATTTTCACCTCAGTACTCACCTCGCTCGTTGCCGGAGGCAAATAA
- the recR gene encoding recombination mediator RecR — MYEGAVQELIDELGRLPGVGPKSAQRIAFHILESNAEDMSRLASAITTVKEKVKFCQVCGNVTEQETCNICRDPRRDPTMICVVEESKDVIAVERTRSFRGRYHVLGGAINPIAGIGPDQLRIRELLSRLSDEQISEIIIATDPNLEGEATATYLVRMLKTLGITVTRLASGLPVGGDLEYADEITLGRAFEGRRSLN; from the coding sequence GTGTACGAAGGTGCGGTTCAGGAACTGATCGACGAGCTGGGCCGACTCCCCGGAGTGGGTCCCAAGTCGGCTCAGCGGATCGCGTTCCATATCCTTGAGTCCAACGCTGAGGACATGTCCCGGCTGGCCTCGGCGATCACGACGGTAAAGGAAAAGGTGAAGTTCTGCCAGGTGTGCGGCAACGTCACCGAGCAGGAAACGTGCAACATCTGCCGTGATCCGCGCCGAGATCCCACGATGATCTGCGTGGTGGAGGAGTCCAAGGACGTCATCGCCGTCGAACGCACCCGTTCCTTCCGCGGCCGCTATCACGTGCTGGGCGGCGCCATTAATCCGATTGCCGGCATCGGCCCCGACCAGCTGCGCATCCGCGAACTGCTGAGCCGGCTCTCCGACGAGCAGATCAGCGAAATCATCATCGCCACCGATCCGAACCTCGAAGGCGAAGCCACCGCCACCTACCTGGTCCGCATGCTCAAGACCCTAGGCATCACGGTCACACGCCTGGCATCGGGCCTTCCCGTGGGCGGAGACCTGGAATACGCCGACGAGATCACCCTCGGCCGGGCCTTCGAGGGCCGCCGCAGCCTCAACTAG
- a CDS encoding aspartate kinase, producing the protein MSLIVQKFGGSSVSDAEGIKRVAKRVVDTQKAGNDVVVVVSAMGDSTDELLDLAGQITVGTYPREMDMLLSSGERISMALLAMAINELGASAQSFTGSQAGMITDAIHGKARIIDVSPHRIKTAIEKGDVAIVAGFQGMSRDSQDITTLGRGGSDTTAVALAAALDADVCEIYTDVDGVYTADPRVAPTAQKIDKISSEEMLEMAASGAKILHLRCVEYARRFGVPLHVRSSFSQHEGTWVLPSPDDKIKIQEGEPLEQPIISGVAHDRSEAKLTVVGVPDIPGKAAEIFGVVAGANTNIDMIVQNVSTKGSGKTDISFTLPIVDGQAAMAALNAAKAEVGFDSIDYDEQIGKLSLIGAGMRSNPGVSHRFFEALHLAGVNIDMISTSEIRISVVTNAALLDDAVRAVHAAFGLDGEAEATVYGGTGR; encoded by the coding sequence ATGAGCCTTATAGTGCAGAAATTCGGCGGTTCCTCCGTATCGGACGCCGAAGGCATTAAGCGCGTCGCCAAACGGGTGGTCGACACCCAAAAGGCCGGGAACGACGTCGTCGTTGTGGTCTCCGCGATGGGCGACTCCACCGATGAACTGCTGGACCTTGCCGGCCAGATCACCGTCGGGACGTACCCGCGGGAAATGGACATGCTGCTCAGCTCCGGAGAACGCATCTCCATGGCGCTGCTGGCAATGGCCATCAACGAACTCGGCGCGTCTGCACAGTCCTTCACCGGCAGCCAGGCCGGCATGATCACCGACGCGATCCACGGCAAGGCCCGGATCATCGATGTCTCCCCGCACCGGATCAAGACCGCCATTGAGAAGGGCGACGTCGCGATCGTCGCGGGCTTCCAGGGCATGAGCCGTGACAGCCAGGACATCACCACCCTGGGCCGCGGCGGTTCCGACACCACCGCCGTCGCCCTGGCCGCCGCACTGGATGCCGACGTCTGCGAAATCTACACCGACGTCGACGGTGTCTACACCGCTGATCCGCGCGTGGCCCCCACGGCCCAGAAGATCGACAAGATCTCCAGCGAGGAAATGCTGGAGATGGCTGCCTCCGGCGCGAAGATCCTGCACCTGCGCTGCGTGGAGTACGCCCGGCGCTTCGGGGTGCCGCTGCACGTTCGCTCCTCCTTTAGCCAGCATGAGGGAACCTGGGTCCTGCCCAGCCCCGATGACAAGATCAAGATTCAAGAGGGAGAACCCTTGGAACAGCCCATCATTTCCGGCGTTGCGCACGATCGTTCCGAAGCCAAGCTCACGGTGGTCGGCGTCCCCGACATTCCCGGCAAGGCCGCGGAAATTTTCGGCGTCGTCGCCGGCGCGAACACCAACATCGACATGATCGTGCAGAACGTCTCCACCAAGGGCTCGGGCAAGACGGATATTTCCTTCACCCTGCCGATCGTGGACGGCCAGGCTGCCATGGCTGCGCTGAATGCCGCCAAGGCTGAGGTGGGCTTTGACAGCATCGATTATGACGAGCAGATCGGCAAGCTCTCCCTGATCGGCGCCGGCATGCGCTCCAACCCGGGCGTTTCGCACCGCTTCTTCGAGGCACTGCACCTGGCCGGGGTGAACATCGACATGATCTCCACCTCGGAAATCCGCATCTCCGTGGTTACCAACGCTGCCCTGCTCGACGACGCTGTCCGCGCGGTCCACGCAGCATTCGGACTCGACGGCGAAGCCGAAGCAACCGTTTACGGCGGCACCGGGCGCTAA